The Pan paniscus chromosome 23, NHGRI_mPanPan1-v2.0_pri, whole genome shotgun sequence genome includes the window CAGTAACCATGATAGTAATAGCAGATTTAGACAAAAGTCCTCAGTGGATGCAAGCACTAATGGGTAAAGTTTTAAGGAGGAGTGAAGACTTTTACATAAAGTGTCTCctctccaaatatgtgttaattacTAAGGGAAAAATGGTAACTTCGCAATGGCAAATTCTGGCAGAAATCAACTTAAGCGATCAAAGTCAGTATCATATTGAGACAAATTAACATTGTATGCATCAGTATGCTGGCAAATGTGTAACAGCTGGCTGGTGGGGACATGGATTTGTAACATTTGCTGATTTTTGTGGCACAAAAAGTCCCACAAGCCTgatgtcgtggctcatgcctgtaatcccagcactttgggaagccgaggcgggaggatggattgaggccaggagtttgagacaggctAGACAGTATAGcatgatcccatctctacaaaaagtaaaaagataaagaaaacttaGCCGAGGtggcggtgcacgcctgtagtcccaactactttggATGctgagcaggaggattgcttgagcccagcaggtagTGGCTACAATGAGCAgcgatcctgccactgcactctagcctaggcaatggagtgagacccctttctcaaaaaaaaaaaaaaaaaaaaaattcccatcaaGACCAATTCCAGACTCCTAAAGGTTTAACAACAAGCTGGAAGTATAACACTTGGCCCCATTCATGTGCCCCTGGTGTGTACACTGAGAAGGACAAAGCCTCGCTGCCAAGGTGCTCCTCTCAAAAATGTATCCCCTGAGCCTCTTCCTAGGGAAACATTAGATGAACCTGAAATGAGGGATAGTCTATGAAGTAACTGGCCTGTACTCTTCAAAAATGAGGTTCCAAAACACAAAGGAAGACTAAGAAGCTGTTTCAGACTGAAAGAGACTAGAGAGTTGACAGCTAAATGTAACTTGTGATCCTGGATTGGGTTCTGGaccaagaacaaaacaaaacaaagctcagCAGGGCCAGAGCCAGATACTAGCGTCTTTTCAATGTTAACACTTTTCTGATTTGATTGGATGTACTGTGGCTCCATAGGAGAATGTCACTGTCTTTAGGAAATGTGCACTGGAGAATCTAGGAATAAAAGGCATAATATCTGCAACTTAGTCTCGAGTGGTTAGAaaaaaataggatatatatagagagcaattagagacagagaaagaatgaTATATGGAATCAAATGttgtaaaatgttaataactgGGGGAACCTGGGCAAAGAGAATGTTAGaggtttgtgttgttgttgttgttgttgtttttgtttgttttgtttttttgagacagggtctcgctttattggccaggctggagtggagtggtgtgatctcagttcactacaacctcctcttcctgggctcaagcaatcctcccacctcagccttctgagtagctaggaccacaggcacgccccaccatgcccagctaatttttgtatttttagtagagatgaggtctggccatgttgcccaagctggtctcgaactcctgggctcaagcaatccactcgcctcggcctctcaaagtgctgggatgacaggcgtgaccccctgtgcctggcctggtaAGAGTTTtttgtactattcttgcaactttttgaaattatttcaaaatgatcaGATAAATGCTCCATGGACATTTAGTTCAATAGGACTAGGCCTATGCAATGAGGAATAAAGTCAAGAAGGAAGAACTAACAAGCTTTGTAAGTTGAATTTAAAAGCTTAAagactggatgtggtggctagtgcctgtaatcccaggtatccaggaggctgaggcaggaggataacttgaggccatagtttgagatcagctgatcagcctgggcaacatagtgagacactgtctccaaaaaaaaaaaaaaaaaaaaaaaaggccgggtgtggtggctcacacctgtaatcccagcactttgggaggccgaggcaggcagatcatgaggtcaggagttcaagaccagcctagccaacacagtgaaaccccgtctctactaaaaatacaaaaattagccaggcgtgatggcaggtgcctgtaaacccagctactcaagaggctgaggcagaagaatcgcttgaacccgggaggcagaggttgcagttagccgaggtcgcgccactgccctccagcctgggcaacagagtgacactctgtctcaaaaaaaaaaaaaagaaggaagaactgGACACAAAGCACAAAGGCAAGACTATTGCTGGTTCATTTTGCCAAATCAGAGATCACAGCAAGTCCAGGCCAGAGGCTGTTTGCGTCTGCCTGTGTTGGAGGTCCCCTGCGGAGTTGGGTCCTAAAAGATCTTCAGGGATTGGGTAAGGCACTGAATCACCTGCAGAGTTAGACAGGACCCTAGAGGTTGTCTTCTTCCATCCAGGTACAGCTTATGGTTGCTGTTTTTTCCCAGTTCCAGGAACCAAATGGTGATAAACTAGGAATGGAGAGAGGGCTTGCTGCTGTCTGAGAGCTCAGGTACAGGTCATGGAAGATGGATGAGAGGACATTCGCCTGGGgcttttgaggaattctttgatTCCCTGCCATCCTTGAGTTGGGTGAGGACAGAGGTGGCTTCTTGCATCCTTCTTCCAAGGCCAGGTGAGGAGCTGGACTCTGATCACATGAGGTCTTTTATTTGGGGCGGCTCTGCTCTACTCCCCTCTGCCTTGGCTCTACTCCCCTCTGGCTGAACAGACACAGTGACAGCCACTCATTCAATGCATTGTTTATTGAGTACTAACTAGCTTTGGGCCCAGGCTCTGGGTTAGCAGCATGCGTGAAACAATCAGAAACAATCATGAGCGCCTGCCCACATGGGGCTTACAGTCTGGCAGGGCAAGACTGtagacacagaaataaatatcCGATTATAAACTGTGATTAGAGGCATGATGGAAAAGAGCAAGGCTCCCTGAGAGAAACAGGGCGAGCACAGGAAAACCTCTCTGAGACAGTGACATGAACTTGAAACTTGAAGGGTAAACAGGAGTGGGCAAGACAAAAGGGGAAAGAAGgaatgttccaggcagagagaaagagaaaagagccaGGCACGGTATAGAGCCGAGGACATTTGAGGAAGAAAGGGCCGCCGGGGTTGGGGCCCTCTAGGTGACTGGGAGAGGAAGGCACCGGAATGGATCCAGATTAAATCAGATGCTGTATGCCCTGTGGAGACATGGGGTGTACCTCTAAACGCACTGTGTTGTAAGCAAAGGAGTGGCCTGATTTaatttgatcttttaaaagtCATTCTAGGCCAGgccgggtggctcacgcctgtaatcccagtgctttgggaggccgaggcgggtggaccacgaggtcaggtgttcgagaccagcctggccaacatagtgaaaccccatctctactaaaaatacaaaaattatccgggcatggtggtgcatgcctgtaatcccagctactcaggaggctgaggcacgagaatccacttgaacccgggaggtggaggttgcagtgagctgagatcgcaccgctgcactccaccctgggcaacagagcgagactccatctcaaacaaaacaaaacaaacaaacaaaatgtcatTCTACACTGTGAAAAATGAGCTGGAGGAGGCAAAGGGAAGAAAGGGGAGATCAGTGAGGAGGCTGTTGTCATAGCTCAGGCAGGAGTATGGTAGCTTGGACTTGGCAACAGCGTGCAGGTAGAGCGCCACCGCTGGAGTCTGGATGCGGGATGCATTCTGATGTAGGGAGTGGGGGACCGCGCAGCATCAAGAAGCCACCGCTGGAGTCCAGATGAGGGATGCGTTCTGATGTAGGGAGTGGGGGACGGCGCAGCATCAAGACTTGCACTGAAAATTTCTGCTTTGAGCAACTGGGTGGAATGGATGTAGGTGTCCTTCACCAGCTATGGGAAAGGCCAGGGAAAGGTTTaaagggctgagtgtggtggctcatgccagtaatcccagcacttcgggagactgcggcaggaggatcacttgaggccaggagttggagaccagcctgggcaacatagcaagacactctttagaaaaattaaagtagagaaaaagaaaggtttaaaggGAAGAGACTGAGGGTTCAGAATTGTACCTCATCAGTTTCTGAGATTCCTGTGAGCTCTCCAAGTGCATAAATAAATGTGGGAATCATTAACAAATAAATGGTAtgaaaaagcaaaggaatggatGAGACCACCCAGGAAAAGTgtacagagagagaagaaaaataaaggagagtTAAAGAGACcagaataggccaggcatggtggctaacgcctgtaattccagcactttgggagccaaggggtgagtggatcacctgaggtcaagagttggataccagcctcgccaacatggtgaaaacctgtctctactaaaaatgcaaaaatcagctgggtgtggtggcacatgcctataattccaactactcgggaggctgatgcaagagaattgcctgaacccgggtggtggaggttgcactgagctgagatcgcaccattgtactccagcctgggcaacaagagcaaaactccatctcgaaaaaatacaaaaataaaaaaataaagagaccaGAATAGAAGAGAGCCCAGGACTGAGTCCTGAGGAAACAGCACAGAGATCAGAGACAGGAGAAGACTCTGAAATAGGGAAACTGGAAGAAATGGCCAGAGAGAGGAGAAAACCAAGAGGGTCAATGTCACTGTGGCTGAGAGAGAATATTTCCAGAGGATGAATTTGCTCAGCCAGCCAAGTGCTTCTTACAGGGTCGCTCCATACAGAGGCCATTGATTTCATGGGCACATGGAGCTGATTCAAGAACGAGTGAGGGGAAGTGACACCGTGTGCAAGAAGACAGCTTGTAGAGGGCTGGCTAGCTTCTCCTCACTTTGTAGCCACATCTGCTATGAACTTATCCCATCTCTTCTTCCAGATTTCCATGAAAGTATTTTTCTCACTCTCCAACAGGGTACTGTACctgcaggaagaggaggagcccAGGTCAGCCTCAGGGCAGGGGTTGGGGAACGGGGCAGGGAGCCTGAGAGGACATTAGAGCCTTGCAGAGCACTCTCCCCAGGCCAGCGGCAAGGACTAAACAGCCATGATGAGAAGGAACCCACAGGAACCATCGAGGCATCTGCCTCAAGCCTCCAGAGAGGCAAACACAAGCTGCGGGCTGGAAGGAGGTGGGGGACCTGGGAGGACACGGGACACTCACTTGATAGAGTTCATGGCCAGCTGTTTGAGGGTCCTCAGGTCAGCCTTCATCCCCCCAATGCCCATGAAGACCTCATAGAAATCGTAGGACAAGCCTTTGGCACCAAACATAGCTGGGTCATCAGAGCTGATCACCATGGGGTGCCCAGTGGCCATCAGAGTGGCTACAGGGTGGTTCCTCAAGTCAGACACCAGTTTCAGCACCTGCCCAataggagggaagggagaaagatgaACTCTGATCCCTAAAAAGAGTAGTCACAAGTGAGGTGAGACCTTGAGCCCCATCAGCTCCCTTCATCTTCCCATCACTATCTCCCCAGTATGGGGATGACTTCTGGGCAGAGTCACAAGGAGACATAAGGAACAGAGCCAGTCCTCATGCTCCTCCTCATGTTTCATCAGCACCGCAAACATCTGGTCACTTCTGTTCCTGCTCAGAGAAGCGCTAACTGAACACAGACACAAAGGACCCCAAGAAACCATGGGGAGCAGCATCCCATGGCCCGTCCCACTTCACTGGCCTCCCCCTGTGTCCTTTTGCTTTGTCTACAGTCTTGCCCAAAATTCCACCCCACTGGGGACCCTCACTGCTGCCTCATTCTTATTGGTGGCTTAGGCAAAAGGCCCCTCCTAAATAACTTTACTAACAGGGGTGGGAGAGTGGAGGGATGTAGGTAACAAGAGAGTTAAGGAGAGAGAAGTTAGACAGCAAAAAGTTTAAGAGAGCAGAGGTTGTGGTTAGGGGAGATCATATGGGACTGGCCGCATGGGCCACACACACCTGGTTAGAGATGGGACACACTTCTATGGGGATGTCCTTTTCCCAGGAGTAAGTCCTGACTGCGGGGTGTTTGCTCAAAGCAAATCCATGGCCGATTCTGGAAGCGTTCAGCATCAGAGCATCGAGAATGTTCCTGTCTATGGAAGTACCCTGCCAGTCTGAACACACGGGAATGGTCTTCCATGGGGGATGGATGGGTCTGACCCACCCGCCCCCCGACCATCCTCAAATAAACAGCCCCCCAAGcacaaaaatgaagagaaattaacattaacacaaatacacacacacacagtttcctTTTAACAATGCTAAAGAGAGGTATGATATGGCTTTATTAAATTAATcatctaatttattaatttatcattCTAATGAGAAAGTTGAAACTTAATAGCTTCTATAAATTGACCAAGGATGTTCACACAGTAAGTAGCAAAaccaggttttttgttgttgttgttgttgttttttgagacacagtcttgctctgtcgccaggctggagtacagtggcacgatctcagctcactgcaacctccacctcccaggttcaaacaattttcctgcctcagcctcctgagtagctgggactacgggcacacgccaccacgcccagataattttttgtatttttaatagagacagggtttcaccatgttggccaggatggtcttgatttcttgacctcgtgatccgcctgcctcagcctcccaaagtgctgggattacaggcttgagctgccGCACCTGGCCTGCAAAACTGAGTTTTAAACCTTGGTCTCTCTGACCCCACAGTctgctttccttcttcctcttttgtggcactcttttttttttttttgagacggagtcttgctctgtcgcccaggctggaatgcagtggcgtaatcttggctcactgcaacctccgcctcccgggttcaagcggattctcctgcctcagcctcctgagtagctgggattacaggtgcccaccaccatgcccggctattttttgtatttttagtagagacggggtttcaccatgtcggccaggccggtctcaaactcctgacctcaggggatccacccgcctaggcctcccaacgtgctgtgattataggcatgagccaccgcaccgggctcTGGGACTCTTATGCTTATGATCTTTACAACAATGTGTTACAGGTTCTCTTATTGACAACATCAGTATAACTACCTGTATGTGCTcactttaatttatatatttaatagtacTGTCAAGATGTTATCACTCGCTAGGTGACCGCAGACATTCTTGTGGCCTCCCTTCTCCCCTGCCATCCCCAtcacacctttcttttttttttttttttttttgagatggagtctcgctctgtcacccaggctggagtgcagtggtgcaatctcggctcactgcaagctccacttcccagggttcatgccattctcctgcctcagcctcccaaatagctgggactacaggcgcccgccaccacacccagctgatttttttttttgtatttttagtagagacggggtttcactgtgttagccaggatggtctcgatctcctgagcttgtgatccacctgcctcagcctcccaaagtgctgggattacaggcgtgagccaccgcgcccggccccatcaCACCTTTCTTGCAGCTAGGGCCCTCGGTAGAGGATGAAAGGGCAGATGTGCCTTTCTCAGTCTCCCTTACAGCTAAAATAGCCTTAACGCTGGACTGGGAGGTTATTTGTTGGGGAGCTTTGGGGGATTCCTCCCTGATAAAAGGAGATCCACTGGGAGGCTGTCTCCTATTTTGCTTCACTGGATGTGGTCACCCCAAATGTGATTCACCATCTGACAACCAAGTGGGGCAGAATCACCCACGCAATGGGCATAGCACAGATTGCTTCTTACGTGAGATAACAAATGTCCTTATTGTAAAATCGGTGGGATGCATGTACTCTATTCTTGCAGCCATAAGCATTCTAATGGATTCACATATAAAATATGAacatctggctgggtgcggtggctcacacctgtaatcgcagcactttgggaggctgaggcaggaggattgcttgagcccaggagttcaaggccagccatgggcaacatagagacaccctgtctctacaaaaaatacaaaaattagccaggcatggtggcatgtggctgcagtcccagctacttgggaggctgaggtggaaggataacctgaacccaggaggtggaggctgtagtgagctgtgatcacgccaccacactctagcctgggtgacagaggtggaggctgtagtgagctgtcatcacgccaccgcactctagcctgggtgacagagtgcccatgtcaaaaaaaatatatatatatgaaaactcCACTTTCCTGATAGAAATAAAACTCAAGAATTTCCATTGCTATGTAGCACATGTGTTTTGGTGGATTTTCActggtttttaaagatttatttttctttttaaaaataaggatattggccgggtgtggtggctcacacctgtaatcccaccactttgggaggccgaggtgggtggatcacgaggttaggagttccggaccagcatgaccaacatggtgaaaccccatctctactaaaaatacaaaaaatattagccgggcgtggtggcaggcgcccgagtagtcccagctactcgggaggctgaggcaggagaatggcgtgaacctgggaggcggagcttgcagtgagttgagatcgtgccactgcactccagcctggggacagagcgagactccgtctcaaaaaaaataaataaataaaataaaataaaataaaaaaataaaaataaggacattACTTTTAGGTATTAGATACCCAAGTCCTGGCAAAATCATCTCCAAGGACCATACATCTTGGAACCTGTTAGGTCCTGTGCTGCAATGTTTTGTAGCGCCAGAATTATTTCACACACATAAGTATGATTTTCCCCAACCAGACCACAAGCTCTTCAAGGTTAACAACACCCTCGCCCAACCCCCTCCCcctcaaacaattcttctgctcTCCTAGAGCAGACTTTGATCTAAATTGGATCTAAATTGACTCGAAATGTCAGGAAAAAGAGATTAATGCACAAGGTCCCTTTCTCTGAGAGATGGTGTGATAGAGCAGAGCTTAAGCCTGGGTGGGAAATGAAACTGCCCACCACTCTCTCCACCCCTCCTTGGTCTTCCGAGGGTGACAGGTGGGATGCTGAAGAGAGCTGCCCTCCTGGTCCCGGCCTCCATGTGAACAGCCTCCTCCCAAATCTTCCTTTGGATCTGAAATTGCAGCCGTGATCTTTCTTAGTTAGGGTTTACACATTTTAAGGACTGGAATACGGGAGGGGCTGAGATGACTGAGCGAGCCCAAGGATGGAGTTCTGGGAAAGAAAGATGTGGCTGGGCTAATGGCATTTCAGGAGGAACAGCAGCCAGGGCCTGCATGGGGCAGGGCAGGGTTTCCTCTCCTACGATAATGCGGGACAGAACATCCTAAAGACAAGGAGCAGACCTGGTTCTCCTCCCTCTTCTGCCAATTTCCAGCTGTGTGGCTTTAGGCAGATCAGTTAACCTCTCAAGCACAATTCACTCGGAGGATGGAGAGCGTCAGAAAGGGTTCCAAttcatacacattatatacaggcatcaaaatatcacataaggccgggtaatcccagcactttgggaggccgaggcgggtggattgtttgaggttgggagttcaagaccagcctggccaacatggtggaaccctatccctattaaaaatacaaaaattagccgggtgtgttggtgggcgcctgtaatcccagctactcgggaggctgaggcacgagaatcacttgaacctggcagccagaggttgcagtgagccgagatcgcaccactgcactccagcctgggcaatacagtaagactcagtctcaaaagaatttttttccgtagctcaagcctgtaatcccagcattttgggaggctgaggtgggtggatcacttgaggtcaggagttcaagaccagcctaaccaacatggtgaaaccccatctctactaaaaatacaaaaattagctaggcatggtggtgcatgcccataatcccagcttctccagaggctgaggcagaagaatcacttgaacccgggaggcagaggttgcagtgagccaagatcgcaccactgcactccagcctgggtgacagacagagtgagactccatctcaaaaaacaaaaaaattgaccaggcgcagtggctcacacctgtaatcccagcactttgggaggccgagacgggtggatcacaaggtcaggcgatcgagaccatcctggctaacacagtgaaacctcgtctctactaaaaatacaaaaaattagccgggtgtggtggcaggcacctgtagtcccagctacttgggaggctgaggcaggagaatggcatgaacccaggaagcggagcttgcagtgagccgatatcatgccactgcactccagcctgggccacagagcgagactccatctcaaaaaaaaaaaaaaaaaaattgttttcctttttgtgtagaatgggatcttactatgttgcccagactggtctcaaactcctgggctcaagtgatcctcctgcctctgcctccctaagtgctagaattacagatgtgagccactgtacctggctaaaacactttttttttttgagacagggtctagctctgtcacccaggctggagttcagtgagcctgggctcaggcaatcctcccacctcagcctctaagtaggtgggaccacaggtgtgtaccatcatgcctggctaatttttgtatttttttgtagagacaaagttttgccatgttgccctggctggcctcaaactcctgggtttaaagagatccacccacatcagcctccaaagtgctaggattacaggcatgagccactgtgcctgtgcccagcctaaaacgaATTTTTATAGCCAAAGTAGGATGATGTGAGTTTGCAGGATTATGCCCCTaccatgaaaaattaaaaaaaaaaaaaagaagaagaaggattcAAATTCAGACTCCACTGCGCACCAGCTCTTTAACCCTGGACCACTGTGTTTGGAGCCTTGGACTCTTCATCTATCAAATGGAGATTAAAAACTGGGGAAACAATCAGAAATCAATtagaaaaggccaggcgcagtggctcacccttgtaattccagcactttgggaggccgaggcgggcagatcacgaggtcaggagatcaagaccatcctggctaacacggtgaaaccccgtctctactaaaaatacaaaaaattagccgggcgtggtggcaggtgcctgtagtaccagctacttggaaggctgaggcaggagactctcttgaacctgggaagccgaggttgcggtgagctgggcgacagagggagactccataaaaaaaagaaaaaaaaaaagaagaagaaaagaaaacaggaaggaaagaagaaagagaaactagaaataatacatgtaaagtggcTGATTCTATTATCCTTGTTATTCCTTCTCCATGGGGCTGTTGTCAGGATTAAGTGAGATAGAGCACAGGAAAGGGCTCTGGAAACGCCTGTAGGCTCTAACCCTGAGGCATGGGCCTGTGGCCAGGAGCTCTCCCATTGACCACCTCCGCTGCCTCTGCTCGCATCCCGCAGGCTCACCTGTTTCTCCGGCGTGGAAGAAGTAAGGCAGCTTAACGCCAACCTTGGCGGGGATCATCAGAGCTTCCTTGTAGTCATGCAAGGAGTGGCCAGTGTCCTCATGCCCCACCTGCAGGACAGAGAGGGACAGGGAGGTGTCTGCAGGGCGCATGCCTCACTTGCTGATGGCGCGCCCTGCAGCCTGTGCACACCCTTCCTTGTACCCTGCCACCACTGCCGGGACCTTTGTCACACAGCCTTTTAAGAATGACCAggagcaggccaggcgtggtggctcacacctgtaaccccagcaccttgggaggccgaggcaggcagatcacgaagtcaggagatcgagaccatcctggctaacacagtgaaaccccatctctactaaaaatacaaaaaattatccaggtgtggtagcgggtg containing:
- the ADA2 gene encoding adenosine deaminase 2 isoform X2, with amino-acid sequence MDSLEWNWALVYELSGEHHDEEWSVKTYQEVAQKFVETHPEFIGIKIIYSDHRSKDVAVIAESIRTAMGLRTKFPTVVAGFDLVGHEDTGHSLHDYKEALMIPAKVGVKLPYFFHAGETDWQGTSIDRNILDALMLNASRIGHGFALSKHPAVRTYSWEKDIPIEVCPISNQVLKLVSDLRNHPVATLMATGHPMVISSDDPAMFGAKGLSYDFYEVFMGIGGMKADLRTLKQLAMNSIKYSTLLESEKNTFMEIWKKRWDKFIADVATK